Within Citrus sinensis cultivar Valencia sweet orange chromosome 1, DVS_A1.0, whole genome shotgun sequence, the genomic segment ATCAAGGATTTTCATGTGATAATCGGGTGTACGAATGTTTGTGTAAAAAGACCTATTCAAAATGGAccaaagagagaaaaattggaagaaactCTCCCTTAAATAGTAAAGAATGATAGTGAAGAGGGAAGaccaattgaaaaataaaaaggataaGAAAGATCATAGATCaatcttcaaatttcaatttgattaagtAGGATTTCTAGAGTTCAAAAAATTTGTCCATCCCTTATCCTTTAAGGAGTTTTATAAGAATGGCAAAGCCAACAGAGTCAAGTTTCAAGGAAAACCTGATTCTAGTAGCTTTATTTTATCACCCAAACAATTTCCTTCACAGTCATacttattctttttcatttcattaaattatattattcaaatGTATCACGTTCTATATCACCAAAATAAAACGGAATTTCATAAATAGTTTCTTTAAtgcataatttaattatttatgttataagCTTGTTTGTTATATTGTTatcattcttttattaaatatatgtaatttactaggagttttaatgtttatttttttccctctttcttTACAAGAACCAACATTCACACAAACATTtaccaaaaatttataaattagtctGGGATAATAAAAGTCATGGGTTTGCCTCTgctattaagaaaaattaagacaaaatgCTATAACAAATTCAGAGCAACACACATTTATTAGTCAAATATCCATTAAGATTGTTTATTACTCAACCACAATCAAATTCAGTTCATGATTTGCAATAGAACAGtgaataaaattgttttaaccatcaaatacattcccataaataaatagcaaacaagaaaataagaagaagaactGAGCTCTGTTTGGTCTTTGTGACATCTCctttgttttctatttgaGTCCTCTATTACAGCCTTGAATCTAtctcataatttttgttttcttattttttttcagtatTCTCCTTGGCTGATGgctctcccttttttttcttttcatgtgtGCTCCTTTTATAACTTGAGATTAGGGCAACATAAAGTGTGTACGCGTATCCTCCATTTTTGGAAACTTCATATCGCAATCTTTTAGTTATTGCGCCGAAATCCAGTCTGTTAGTGCTCCAAGATTTCTACAGCAATGACTACAACATCTTCACTGATTCGAACTTGTTTTAACTCCTCTGTAGTCAAGTTTTTTCATTATCTCTACAAGTCTATTGCAATAGCGTTCCTTCCCTAAAACTTGAGCTTCTCAGTCATCTATAATCATGCACATAATCTTAGCACAAAAATGATCTAGACaactcaatttattaaaaataatccaaaATAGATGTTTATGTAAAATGtaactaaaatgcaataaaaaacacattatttactctctaaataatattgatttaagtttaaaagtgtcatgataactctcatttcataaagTTATCAGTTACTTTCCATATCCCATTTCCGGGATTCTACTTTGCTCAGATAAAATCATTCGAATTCGCCCTTACAATCTAGTGTTTTGTATTAATGTTGGCCAATGTCAACAATCTACCAATTTCAACAATGGCAGCACCGAATTCGGTGCTGCCAAAatcaaagtgaaaaaaaaaggtatgaACAGTCGCTAATTTTTTGCTATAAAAGGAGGATGCTCCTCCTTATTTCAGCATccaattcttcaatttcttttcttttctttagagaGAAATTGAGAGTCGAGAGTTTCAAAGCTTTAAAATCTTGATTTAGTGATTTAAGAAATTAGGTGTATTAGAGTTCTAGATAATGAGcttaaatattacaatatttgtaatcatcttttcactagtaaagtTTTATCTTTCTGTTTTCACCCATGGATGTAGTCTAAAAGTATAACCGCATAAATTTCTATCATGTTTATGtgcatattctttttttcttctaatttcattTCAGCTGTGACCCTACTTCACCCATCAATGTTttaacagtggtatcagagctaatgattatattttttagagtCGAGGGTACTATTCATGCATATAGTATTGTTCaagtatacggtactattcaagTATATGACATTGTTGATGTATACAGTTACTGTTCACATGAAATGATAGGAGCTGATCCTAGAAAAAGTACGTTGTGGTGAAAAGTAATGGCAGAAATATACGATAATGAAAAGTTCAACAGAAATAATTTCTCATTGTagaaaatgaatatgaaaGTTATTTTGAGGAAGAATAATTGCttggcagcaattggagaaatgcccatggagataactgatgatgacaagtggaatgAAATGGAAGGCAACGCCATTGTTGATCTACACTTGACACTTACAGATGGGGTGTTATCCAATTTGACGGAGAAAAAGACAGCAAAGGAAATATAGAATACTCTCATAAGATTGTACGAGACCAAGTCGctacacaacaaaatcttcttaaAGATGAGACTCTATACTCTTCACATGGCGAAATCTACATCGGTGACTGACCATATTAATACTTTAAAGACTCTACTTTCGCAACTCACAAAGAGCCAAACTCAAGGGACAAAAACTCAATGTTCTTCCTTGTCCCTTGAGTTTGAGGGGACTGCTATAGAAGCTCATTTCAtacagaagaagaaggagaattCTAAgctgaagaaagaaaatagaattgtGACGTCAGAAGTTAGTAACCAAGATGACAGCTCAgcataaatcattaaaaatttgttacaACGCAATGTGTACTGTGTTGAAGTTCAGCTTGTAATTAGTTAATAGTTAGTTATCAATTAGTAATGATAGTGATACTTAAGAGATGTATATAAATAGAGATTGTATTCTTGTAACAGTTTAAgctgagtaataataataatacagaTTCTAGAAACATCTTTTCTCTTATCTATTTTCTTAGCAACCAAACAACATCTctattttcttgtaaaatCTTTTAAGGTTTGTATGATAACAGAGTTAGAATTACTTACGAGAGTGTGATTCCttgaaacataattttttattttttatttttttttacctgaaatgattaatttggtgtttgatgaaaaatgaaatatgtggaaaatttttattctctgCATTCATACGACAAAACATAATTGAAATCATTAATCATCGTCTAGCCTTGTGATTTTTAGTGACACTTATTTTGGGTGTTCCTTTTTAGAaactctctttctttctttttcagatATTTGTACACTTGAAGATCATGAAAACAGTTACCTTGAACGTTGAGAAATCTGAGAccatcaaaaatctcaaagGTATGGTACATGAGAAGGAAGGGACATCTGAAGATATTCAGGATCTCTTCTTTGCTGGTGACAGGCTTATGAATGGCAGGTTGATTGATTATGGTATTGAGAGCAACTCTACGCTCCATCTTATTGAACAGACATCAAacggaaaaaaattgtttgtgaAAATGCCAACGAATGAGAGACCCATTGTATTGGAAGCAATGGCTCACCATAACACATCAAATCCCTGATTCATGTTAAGAAGGGGATTCAGTCCGATCGATTCATCCTTGTTTATGATGgaaatcttcttgaagaggACATGGCACTAGCTTCCCCGAATGTCAAAAGGGAGTCAACAATGCAATTGCTCTTTTGTGCAATTAAGGTTCTATCCATTTCTGTGAAAGCCCCATCTGACGATATTCTGAAACTGAAAGTTAAAGTTTTTTTACTGTTGCTGATGTCAAAGCAATAGTTGGGAGTATCACAGGCGTCTCTGTCAGCGATTTGATTATGAACTATGCAGGAAAGCTGCTTGAGGATTGCAAGACTTTGGCATTTTATGACATCAAAGAAGAGTGAATGTTAGCGATGTTTCCTTCATTGATTCagatttttgttaaaatgctGACTGAAGAGATTGTGAAACTCAAAGTTAAAGTTTTGCTTACTATTCGTGATTTATTTTGCACAGGAATGAAGCTCAAGGATTGCAAGACCTTGGCTTGTTACGGTGTCAAAGATGACAGGGGTGTTGCCTGCTTCATTTCAGATATTTGTTAAGACTTGGACTGCATGGTAACACTAGATGTCGAGCtctgtaacaaaataaaagttccgaaagaaaaggttttttacAAGCTGCAGATTCCCCTTGAGCGTCATAGTATTGTATATGGTGGAAAGTGTCTGAAGGATAACCTGGATCTGGCAAGCCACGACATCCAAAAGGACGCTACTCTCCACTTGGTTTTGCGCCCTGGGattctattttgttttctgaTCTCGAGGATATGGCTTAACCTAAATTTTGAGTTCCAGTAAAGGAATTACATTCTGTCAAGTGGTAGTACAGGATGACTTCTCCTGACAGATTATGGTATGAACTTTATCACAAGACTGGCTCTAGCATTTTGAAAGGAACTAATATATACCTTTTTATACAATATTGCTTAATGACAGTACTTTCGATAATTAGTCGAACTTCTGAAACCAGTTCCGTCGATGCATTcttgtcttttttcttttctttttttgttggatTGATGCTTTAAACTAAtcatattttactatttcaggtcccttttcttttagttttcaTATGGATTGATGCTCTAAAAAGTCGACTCCGTGACATCATTATATCAGTTATTCTCATAATTTTGTTTCCACCCTTTCGTATTTATGTCATCTCAGCTTGTATAGGAAAGTTTGCATAACCAGTTTCTCAAGCTTATCTGTAGCCAAATTTTAACCCTAAATACCTGCTCATACTTACAGTTCAATTTGAATTGACCGAAAGCTAGGTCTAGTACCATATCCAGGCAGAATGTGCAGTAAAGCACCCTTGTGTAATGGTTATTGCTTATGCAGTTATTCCATAAGTGGTTCTATCTTATCTTCCAAATAATTCTCAGTAGGGTAGATTTGATATTGTaagtgtaaattttttatctataCTCAATGAACTGTCGGattgtattatataataataaatgtagatTTCATTTTTAGCTATACTCtagaattataaaagatttgACCTATAGGAtcatagtaataatatattagaaaaataaatcgcTCGCTTTGGGGTTTACATTGCTATTATTTAGtctatttctttttacttctgactaatcatcaaagaaaaaaagacaatatttaacacgttttttttttaaatagtaatGCTAGACATGCAATTGCAAATCCCAACTAATGTTGTTCTAGTACAAATCCACCACAAATGGTAAAGCATATAAACCAACCATTACATTCTTTGTCACAATTGTATAGTATTATAGTTAATATTTTTCcaatattaactttttttagtaaattctCACCCATTCTTGAAAACTTACCAATTGTGATATGTAGGAAAGCAAAGTtgataaaattctttaaaaaagaaaagtggagaataataattttttttaaaaaaaaataaaattatctctTGCCTAATATTGGTCTTTATTGTGGTAGCTTCACTTGGTGGGATTCTCCTCCTAAtgagtttaaaatatttatttcatgccATGTTAATAGATTTCAAATCCACCACATGCTTTGGTATTTGTCTTGACTTTAAGCATTTACGAGTTAAGGCTTAATATGTCTCCTTAAGTgttccatttaaaaaaattaaattacattgtTCACAAATGAGagcaaattaataaataaatgcccATGCCAtaataaaaactctttataattaaaaaaaaaaactcttcatACAAATTTTTACGTACAAACTGCTACgtcaaaaaatattaaaaacgataataacaataaaaactcTGCATGATTGTCTTTTTAAGAGTTTATTACATACTTATATCAaacttcatcattttttttttttattttgggatttattggATATGGTTAGTTGCCATTTGTAAAGCGAAGTGGAAATTGCTTGTTCAAGTTTGCCAACTTCTTAACTCTCTGTCACACCCTTGACTCTCATTCTCTCTTCATAACCGTAagaaaaggggggaaaaaattgtatttttttggttcattCTCCATGGATTCATCAGAAGGTCAATCATCCACAACCCACCTCAATTCCCCTGAAGAAGAGGTCTATATAcgttttacctttttttcttttaattattttggttaagttGTAATtccatttttactttttgtttttcttacagttgttaagaaaataaaaagtatatgATGTGGAGGTAGGTTTCATTTTAGAAGTGAGATTAATAAATTGAGATTGATTCATGAGAAGGACATGAAACAGAGTAGTCtctgaaaaatgaaataggTGTTTGTTTGCTTAAGATGTTTATATATGTAATTGTTACCGAGTTGTCTACTTAGACACAtgatgtttcttttgtttacaTCATCAAATTAATGTCTAGAATTCTTGCTTGTGATCTTGTGATCTTTTTCGGCATAATATTGGAAACTTGTATAACATGAACTCCAGCTATAATGTGTGTTAGTTGGTTCAATTGGTAAGTACAATTATGCATCATATAATCTCTCAAATGCTTACTAGCTAGTATATATCTTTTTATACTATGTTTTCTCTGTAATTATGAGGGAtggattgaattttctttttagacataaatttttaaacttgtatTACATAAACAGCATCTAAATTGTGTGTGGTGATTGGTTCAATCAGTAAAATCTCTTGGGGAAATACAAGAAATCCAGGACTCAAAACCACCCTCACATAGTCACATGAGTGAGGAGcaaatttagttattattgatgaatgctttaaaaaaaaatgtagctATACTACTAGTACAACCTTAATGATTTGTATGATAATCGTACCAGGATTACTTATTTCTAGTGTGATTCAGTGAAACATTCGTCGTAcagtaattaaatcattaatcatCTAACCTAATAATTGTTAGTGACTCTCATTTTGAGTGTATCTTTTAGGaatttactttcattttttttctgtagATAAATGTATACTTGAAGATCATAAAAACAAGTACCATGAAAGTTAAGAAATCCGAGACAATCAAGAATCTCAAAGCTATGATACATGTGAAGGAAGGGATATCTGAAGATATTTGCGATCTTTTCTTCGCTGGTGATAGGCTCGAGGCAGGCAGGCTAGTTGATTATGGGATTCGGAACAACTCCACTCTCCATTTTCTTCACCAGAATCTTAGtgaaatgaaattgtttgtgAAAATTCCAACTAATCAAACAGCCACCGTCGTGGAAGCAATGCCTTACCATACTGTTCAAAACATCAAAACAATGATTCAAGTTAAGGAGGGGATTCAATCCGATCAATTTACCCTTGTCTATGATGGAAAACTGCTTAAAGAGGACACGGCGACTATGACCTCCATGAATATCAAGAGTGAATCAATCATTCATTTGGTCTTTTGTCCAAAAGAGATATTATCAATTTTGGTGAAAGCAACAACAGGAGAGATTGTGAATCTTGAAGTTAAACATTCGTTTGCTATTCGTGATGTCAAAGCAATAGTCGGGAGCGTTGTGGGTGTCTCTGCTGCCGATCATGTTTTGATATATGAAGGAAAGAAGCTGGAGGATTCTAAGACTTTGGCATTTTATGACATGAAAGATGAGTGCTTGTTAGAGATGTTTCCATCATCGATTCAGATTTTTGTTAGAACACCAATTGAGGAGATTGTGAGACTCGAAGTTGAAGTGTTGATTGCGGTTCGTGATGTAAAAGAAATTGTTGCAAACATTATTGATTTATCACTTCGCAACCaagatttattttatgctGGAACGAAGCTTGAAGCTTGCAAGACCTTGGCTAGTTATGGCATCAAAAATAATTACGTCGTAGACGTGCTACCTTCCCCATTTCAGATATTTGTTAAGACTTGGGGTGGAAAGACTATAACACTTGATGTCCAGCCATATAACACGGTCCAAGATGTGAAAGTCAAACTTTTTGACAAACTGCAGACtcctcttcatcttcagagtATCGTTTTTGATGGAAAGCGGCTATTTGAAAACCATGTTCTGGCAAGCTACAACATCCAAAAGCATTCGACTCTTCACATGGTTTTGGCACCCTCTTCAAGGATCATCGAATTGCCATTAATCTTTATTGATCCTTCAATATCACTGTCTATTTCCATTTCTGAAGTGAAAGAAATGGCTAAAGTCAAATTTCAAGCTGCAGTGAAGGAGTTATTAGTCGATCAAGTGGCATTACAGGATGACCGCACTCTGGCTGATTATGGTATGGACTTGTCCGAGAAAGTGGTTCTCGTGTTTTGAGAAGGCAATAATAGAGTCTTATTCCATATTGGTTGATGCCATTATTTTACCTGATATAATTACATTTGAAAACCTATACACAGATGCTTCAAAGGACATGTATTTTAGAcccttttcttaaatttttcttttggatgtTTGGTATGTTTTGGTATTAAGTGTGGAGGATTAAATAAagacatttgtgattttattgtATCACTGCTGCATCTTTTATTCTCATATTTATATCCTCATTCTGCGCTTTTATGCAAACCTCAATTTGGTATGCATTATTTGACATGAGATTTAGTGCAATCAGTATGAAGTTCAAAACTAGCAAAACATTCTGTGTATATGAAGCAGAAGCTGACATTGGAAATTAGTTTTGAGCCTTTATTACCTCTCTGTGGAAATTAACTAATTTCTCAAGCTTTATCTGTAGTCATTGTTTTAATCGGAAATACTGGGCCATAAGAAGCTCTCattgaattgtttttttttgccaAATCCATGTTTTCCCTTTTCTCAGCTCATAGCTGCCACAAGTTTTACCCCTGCTTGAGTTTGCCAAAAATATCCTCAAATTTTCATATctttaatcataaatattcaAAGGTCCTAGAAAAATATCATCTCTGTGGAATGTAAAAGAAAGTGatgatatttcaagttttgaGCTCGTGCAAATGGCATTGAGCATAAACTTGTAGTTTCCAATGTTCTTCTAACGGTGATATACGCAATCACTTTCTTTCCACATCTAGGTCCCAGGCATATGTACATCTATGTAGAAGCTTTTTGTATTATGAATTGTTGATCCTTTAATGAATGACACTGACATGATTAACAATAGGCCTCaagctattttttttctctgcaAGCTGCTTTTTCTATGTACAGGTCAAAACAAACACAAGTTCTCTCTTCTCCACTTTGTTGATTTTCTTGGCATCCGGAACATGgcaagaaaaaaacaaatacaatgGTTGATAAAATAAGGTTTGAGTTACATCCCTCCATCCTGAAGATTTTGTATACctgtaaaatttacaaatggctAGATTCCTGCTGAAACTTACATCTCATCCCCTGTCTTCTTCGTTCGTTTCTACAACCGTATTTAGCTTTACCTCTGTTTTCTTCGTTCTCTGACCTGTGTCAGTATCAGCCAAAGAATTCCCGCCTTTTGATTTCAATGCTTTCGAGGGCCCTTCACTGCCCTTGGATTTTTTCCGGCGAGATGATTTTGGAACACCAGCAGGATCACTACAGGTTGACTGATCATCTCCCAGACTTGACTTGTTCAGCCCTCTTGGGGAATCTACTGAATACCTAGATTGCTTTGATCCATCAGACCGCCGCTTGGTCGGGGAATCTACGACTGAGCCTCCGCCTGTAGACGATTTGCTTCTGGACTTATGCTTAGGCTTATCAGTAGTACTTTGAGGCTTTATGTCTTGAGTATCGTTAGAAACCAGCAACAtcagaacaataaatttagatGTCTTTGCATTGCAAAAAACAACACAATGGAATATGTTGTTCAATGAAACAAACAGACCTGATTCTAAATATTTCGCGGGGTTCTTCGATTCTTTAATAGAATTAGAAGGCTGCTTTGCTATTTCCGGAACACATTTGAAGCCAGACATCTGCACAATTTTATGGTATTGTAGCCATGGCACATGTATGCATAAacattttgtcttttaaaaaaaaataaaaaaatatatattgctTGAGACAGTGTGAAAGGAAAACAGAAATTACCCAGCTGGGATCAACAGCGGATGGACCATCCCAGCCAATATGGGCAACATGCTTTACATCTGTGGGGAGACCAATTTGCATTTCTGGTTCTTTAGGTTGATCTGCAAAAGTTCTAATGAGCACCTTTGTATCTATATTGAGaggaaaaatgcaaaatgaagtgaattataatgtaatatatgtacagaaatgaaaaattgttcATACCAAATATTTGTGCAATGTATCTCAGCCCTTTTAATAGGCCCTTGACTGATGTCATTTTAGCTTATATTCACTGGAAACTTTCCTCCTCaggttgctgctgctgcttttACTTGTTCCACTGCTATTCAAATGCCaagaataaaaggaaaaatgaaaataatagatGAGAAATTACATGAACCCAGGTACAAATTTCACATAAGCGaagtaaaataacaaacaGATTAGAGATATAAACTTGAATCAAACCtctaggggaaaaaaaatattgaagaatATGCCATGATCACTGCCTTTTGTAATGTAGTAGTAAATTTTCCATTCTCACCCTCTCACCCACATAACTCAATTGCAGAAACATGAAGCAAATACCATTTTACACAACAAtgaaattttccaaaaagaagacaaaagcATGAACAACTTCAATTTAgtttatctcattttatttgatCAATTCTTGCTTGTTTTGGTTTCTAGGAAAGGAGAGCAAGAAACGGAAGATTTCAAAAGCAATCAAAGTCGAGCACAGCCCTTTTGTTTTGACAGACGCGTGATCCGTTCCTGTAACCAGTCAATGGAAGCCAGTAAATGACcaaatttttgggataaaaatcTAGAAAggcaaaaccaaaaataaaaccaaagaGGATTGGCTAAATATGCGCAGCCGTTTTGATGAAAACGCGGGAAAAACGGTTAGGAAGTAAATGTCTGGTAGTTTGGTTATGACGTGTATGCCGTAGGTCTGTTCTTTTCACATCATCCGTGTGCAACAATTAATCAATACAATAAGCGGAATACGGATAAAGGATGCCTATAAAAGTATTATATGTTTCATGAAAACATTGTATGTTTGGGATTGTTTATTGCCGAAGATATTTCGGGTCACTTTGTATAtattagtgttaaaaatgTTCCTCGTCTACAAGCCTAGGTCTGGGTTTGTGGTTCTCATGAGTGAAAAGACTTTTGATCGGTCACTGCAACTCCTCGTAAAGAGAAATTATagaatactttttatttattacaatcaattaataCATGCATGATACGTgtagttaaatttaatataactaccacttgcataatgattttttaaaataaatacacacataTTATAGCAT encodes:
- the LOC102623385 gene encoding uncharacterized protein LOC102623385; protein product: MDSSEGQSSTTHLNSPEEEINVYLKIIKTSTMKVKKSETIKNLKAMIHVKEGISEDICDLFFAGDRLEAGRLVDYGIRNNSTLHFLHQNLSEMKLFVKIPTNQTATVVEAMPYHTVQNIKTMIQVKEGIQSDQFTLVYDGKLLKEDTATMTSMNIKSESIIHLVFCPKEILSILVKATTGEIVNLEVKHSFAIRDVKAIVGSVVGVSAADHVLIYEGKKLEDSKTLAFYDMKDECLLEMFPSSIQIFVRTPIEEIVRLEVEVLIAVRDVKEIVANIIDLSLRNQDLFYAGTKLEACKTLASYGIKNNYVVDVLPSPFQIFVKTWGGKTITLDVQPYNTVQDVKVKLFDKLQTPLHLQSIVFDGKRLFENHVLASYNIQKHSTLHMVLAPSSRIIELPLIFIDPSISLSISISEVKEMAKVKFQAAVKELLVDQVALQDDRTLADYGMDLSEKVVLVF
- the LOC112495632 gene encoding CRIB domain-containing protein RIC5 isoform X2 produces the protein MTSVKGLLKGLRYIAQIFDQPKEPEMQIGLPTDVKHVAHIGWDGPSAVDPSWMSGFKCVPEIAKQPSNSIKESKNPAKYLESDIKPQSTTDKPKHKSRSKSSTGGGSVVDSPTKRRSDGSKQSRYSVDSPRGLNKSSLGDDQSTCSDPAGVPKSSRRKKSKGSEGPSKALKSKGGNSLADTDTGQRTKKTEVKLNTVVETNEEDRG
- the LOC112495632 gene encoding CRIB domain-containing protein RIC5 isoform X1, yielding MTSVKGLLKGLRYIAQIFDQPKEPEMQIGLPTDVKHVAHIGWDGPSAVDPSWMSGFKCVPEIAKQPSNSIKESKNPAKYLESGLFVSLNNIFHCVVFCNAKTSKFIVLMLLVSNDTQDIKPQSTTDKPKHKSRSKSSTGGGSVVDSPTKRRSDGSKQSRYSVDSPRGLNKSSLGDDQSTCSDPAGVPKSSRRKKSKGSEGPSKALKSKGGNSLADTDTGQRTKKTEVKLNTVVETNEEDRG